One window of the Triticum dicoccoides isolate Atlit2015 ecotype Zavitan chromosome 3B, WEW_v2.0, whole genome shotgun sequence genome contains the following:
- the LOC119281443 gene encoding transcription factor MYB4-like yields the protein MGRAPCCDKASVKRGPWSPEEDELLRSYVRSHGAVGNWIALPQKAGLNRCGKSCRLRWLNYLRPDIKHGGYTEQEDMVICSLYNSIGSRWSIIASKLPGRTDNDVKNYWNTKLKKKAMAMHQHQQQQYHHHGSAGRGHTGGATIATPPPAPQSQCASYMQPSPASASSAVTTASGDAASFGAMYSPSHQAPLAHYNVNAAAPLAEFSAMPMPAAANSWAINMAFEDMFLPELVGGGDFSQADLFGGFGASLLQAQDSRASSLQELSACYFPNVQAEMWAAAADHVNVKPPGAGLCPSLT from the exons ATGGGGCGTGCGCCGTGCTGCGACAAGGCGAGCGTGAAGAGGGGGccgtggtcgccggaggaggacgaGCTGCTGCGGAGCTACGTCCGGAGCCACGGCGCCGTCGGCAACTGGATCGCGCTCCCGCAGAAAGCAG GGCTTAACCGGTGCGGCAAGAGCTGCCGGCTGAGGTGGCTCAACTATCTCCGCCCGGACATCAAGCACGGCGGCTACACCGAGCAGGAGGACATGGTCATCTGCTCCCTCTACAACTCCATCGGAAGCAG GTGGTCTATCATCGCGTCCAAGCTTCCCGGCAGGACGGACAACGACGTCAAGAACTACTGGAACACCAAgctcaagaagaaggccatggccaTGCACCAGCACCAGCAGCAACAGTACCACCACCACGGCAGCGCGGGCCGGGGACATACCGGCGGCGCGACGATCGCCACGCCACCGCCCGCCCCTCAGAGCCAATGCGCATCATACATGCAGCCCTCGCCCGCGTCCGCCTCGTCCGCTGTCACCACGGCGAGCGGCGACGCGGCCAGCTTCGGCGCCATGTACTCCCCGTCCCACCAGGCGCCACTCGCTCACTATAACGTCAACGCCGCGGCGCCACTTGCCGAATTCTCGGCCATGCCGATGCCGGCCGCGGCCAACAGCTGGGCCATCAATATGGCGTTCGAGGACATGTTTTTGCCCGAGCTCGTCGGGGGCGGGGACTTCTCCCAGGCGGACCTGTTCGGCGGGTTCGGGGCGTCGCTGCTACAAGCGCAAGACAGCAGGGCGTCGTCCCTGCAGGAGCTCTCCGCGTGCTACTTCCCCAACGTTCAGGCGGAGATGTGGGCGGCCGCCGCCGACCACGTCAACGTCAAGCcgccgggcgccggcctgtgccccAGCCTGACATGA